The nucleotide sequence GACGCGGACTTCAATTACAGCCACTTTGCCATCAATATCACGGAAGTAAGGCAGCACATCCCCAATGCGGATTGAATCCAGTGGAATATGACTGGGAATCCCGGAGGAGGCGGCCAGACCCTGCTCGGTCAATTTGAGTTGTTTCGCCGCGGAATTCTGTTCGGCCAGCGTATTGTGAACGGAAAAGTCGGCGGGCGTTTTTTCCATGTGAGGCCGCATCGCCAGTTTCTCTTTTAATTCAACATTGCTGGGCTGCATTCCCCGCTTGTCCAACTGAAGTTCGACTGAGGGAACAGGATGAGGCTGGCCGGGTTTTCCAATGTCCGTACCTGCCTGGTAATTGAATTGGTTTGATCGAGCGGCAACCAGCTTATCATTCTTGACAGCTGGCGTGTTGAAGGATAGTTCTGACTCTGGCTGCAGTACCATGCGATCTGCCTGGGAGAGTTGCCAACTGCTTTCCGGGGGGCTGGTATTCAACAGCAACACAAATAAGACCAGAGCAGCTACGGAAGAGCAGGCGCTGATGGCAACCGCAATCCGGTAACGTAGCATCGAAGGTACGCGTGTGACCGGGACCGTCTCAGGGGAAGTCAGCAGGGTTTCCTGTTCGATACGGCGACGGATGGATGGCGCCAGTTCGGGAGGCGCCGATTCCGTCGCGGTCTCCTGCAGCAGGCGGGAGAGTTCACCGAACTCGTGCAGTTCCTGCCGTGCGGCACCAGACTGTTCCAGTCGCGACTCCAGCTCAAGACGTTCCTCGGGGGAAACTTCATGATCGAAGTAGGCGGACAGATTTTCGTTAAAGGGGGGTTGGCTACTCATTTTGATTCACTTATCGATGACTCATGGTCAGACTCGGAAACACGTGTGACAGGGGCATCCTGAAACAGCGTGTTCAGTTTCTGTTTTAGTTCATTCCTTCCTCTGAAAATTCGGCTTCTGACTGTTCCCAGTGGGATCTCCGTAATTTCGGCAATTTCCCCGTACGACATACCTTCCAGTTCCCGCAGGATCAAAGGCGTGCGATATTCTTCCTGTAGTTCATTCAATGCCTGGTGAACGAGCTTTTTTCGCTCGGCGAGTTCGGCGACTTCGGGAGGGTGATTGGCGGGGTTTGTATCAACCAGCCAGGTACCGGCCGGGTTCTCTTGTGGATCGATCGTTGCGGAAGTTCGTTTTGTTTTTCGTTTCTGAGTAATCGCGGCATTAAAAGAAATGCGAAACAGCCAGGAATAAAAGGCGGCAGTTCCTCGGAACGTTTTCAATTTAAAAAAGGCCTGGGTAAACCCTTCCTGGGCGGCATCGCGCGCATCGTCGCTGGAGCCCAGAACTCGCACCAGGGTTCGAAACAGGCGGTCCTGATATTTCAGGACCAGTTGATCAAACGCCTCGGTACGACCTGCCAAACATTCTTGAATCAGGTATTGATCATTGTTGGTCACAGTACCTCTTGGACGATCCGGGGGGAAATGAAGTTCCCGTGGTTTGTCAAAAACCGGGATTTTCCGCGAAAAACGATTAGGTTAACGTCTATCTTCTTACTTTTCAGTAGCTTACGTCAATGTCAATCTGCGCGTGCAGTCGTCGTTTCAGGTTTTTTCTGTAGCAGCAGGGGCCAACTGGCAGTTATCAATCAGTCGCGTAGTGCCTACCCGGGCGGCAATCAGCGCGACCATCTCGGATTGAACTGTGGAGATGTCTTCCAGCGTGGTGGGATCAGCGATGGTGGCGTAATCCAGTTTGAGCAATGGTGTCGCATTTAACAACTGCTGCATGGCGGCCTTGATCTGCGCGATATCGGTTTCGCCGGCCGCGACTTTTTCTTCCGCCAGTCGCAGGGCCCGTGAAAGGGATAAGCCTGCTTCACGTTCTTCCGCAGAGAGATAGGCATTCCGACTGCTGAGTGCCAGTCCGTCCGTATCCCGGATAATGGGACAGGTATTAATTTCAACCGGAATATTCAGGTCGAGGCACATCCGTCTGATGATAGCCTGTTGCTGGAAATCTTTCGCGCCAAAATAAGCGATGTCCGGCAGGCAACTTAACAGCAGCTTGGTGACGATGGTAGTCACGCCCTGGAAATGATTCGTGCGGGTGGCGCCTTCCAGAATGCGCGAGAGAGCTTTGACCGTCACATCGGTTGAATACCCGTCCGGGTACATGATACTGGTATCCGGAGTCCAGACGAGGTTTGCGCCGGCCGCCGCACATTTTGCCAGATCCTGTTCCAGCACGCGCGGGTATCTTTCAAAGTCTTCATCAGGCCCAAATTGGGTCGGGTTGACGTAGATGGAAACGACCACAAAATCGCAGTCAGCGTCAGCGGCTTCAATGAGACTGGTATGCCCTGCATGCAGGGCTCCCATGGTAGGCACAAAGCCGATGGTTGCACCCTGCTGGCGGCGTGATGCGACCAGCTTCCGCAAGGCCGAAATTTCACTGACGGTTTCCAGAGCCTGGTCAGACATGATCGAAAACTTTCAGAACGGACCCAGGCACCGTTTCAGGCCTGGAGACCCAACCTGCTGGATACTGTTTGGTTTTGATTATGTTTTTTTAGGAGCCTGGCTTCGGTTTCCGCTTCCGCCTCCGCTCCGTTTGCTGGAAGATCGCCTTCTTTTGGGCCGTCTGCGACTCTGATCGTCTGACTCGGCTGCTGACGAATTTTTAGGATCTTCATCCTTATCGCTTTTGCTACCACCAACCAGTTTCGGGTTGAGCAGATAGGAAATCGCTTCTTCCCAGCTGGGGACGTTCGGATATTTGTTTTCGACGACCTGTTTTGTCGGATTGGAAGACTCCACCTCTTCGATGTCTGCTGTTTCAGAAACAGCTTCACCTTCATCAGATTCCGCAGTCACTTCGCTCTTACGTCTACGTGATCGACGGCGCGAACGTTTTGGTTTCTGTTCGGAATCGCTTTCGGACTCTTCTTCGTCCTCATCAGTTTCACTACTTTCCGCCTGGACTTCCTGCTTCCTGTCGTCCGTTTCTTCTTCTGCAGAATCGGTCGTTTCTTCAGGCTTGCGGGAGCGAGACCGTCGTCGGCGTCGACGGCGGCGGGGACGTTTGGTTTCCCCTGTTTCTTCTTCGCCCTCGGTTTCACTGGATGCTTCTGCAGCCGTTTCTGCTACCGCTTCACTCTGCTCTTCTTCTTCGTTGTCGTCTTCGTCGGCAGCGAACGCTTCCTGCTGGAATGCGACCTCTTCTGATATGAGCCCGAAACCAAACTCATTGTCATCATCAAGTCGCTCATCAGTCCGGGCAGTGATCTGTCGGGGGGCAGCTTTCGGTTTCTTCTCAGGACGCGGTTTCTTCTGCTCTGTTACTGCAGGCTTTTGGACTTCAGCGACTTCCTCTTCGTCTTCTTCGTCTTCTTCGTCTTCTTCGTCTTCTTCGTCTTCTTCGTCATCATCATCGCTGGCTGCAACGGCTTTTCGGGAATGTGAGGAATCGTCTTCGTCCCAGTTCCAGCCGTCCAGTGCGTCCCAGTAGGTGTCTTCCTCATCATCGCTCGAATCGGCTGACGTTTCTTCCTTCAGAGAGGCGGCGGGGGCAAAGTCTTCTTCGACTTCGTCTTCTTCGTCATCCTCATCGTCGTCATCAAAAGCAGCGATGATGTCATCATCATCATCTTCTTCCTCTTCAAAGTCTTCGTCATCCTCTTCTTCGTCGTCGAAGTCGATTCCAGAGTCCAACTGCTCGACGGGGACCTTGTTTGCACGATGAGAGGCAGGTACCGGATCGTCATCTTCGAAGATCGAAGCACCGAAGAACTGATCGTCGTCGTCGTCGTCGCTTTCCACAGATTGGGCAGCTACCGGAGTTTCA is from Gimesia maris and encodes:
- a CDS encoding anti-sigma factor family protein, whose amino-acid sequence is MSSQPPFNENLSAYFDHEVSPEERLELESRLEQSGAARQELHEFGELSRLLQETATESAPPELAPSIRRRIEQETLLTSPETVPVTRVPSMLRYRIAVAISACSSVAALVLFVLLLNTSPPESSWQLSQADRMVLQPESELSFNTPAVKNDKLVAARSNQFNYQAGTDIGKPGQPHPVPSVELQLDKRGMQPSNVELKEKLAMRPHMEKTPADFSVHNTLAEQNSAAKQLKLTEQGLAASSGIPSHIPLDSIRIGDVLPYFRDIDGKVAVIEVRVVDVKQALGTMELLLAQNNIPVDQQKQSEVERQLKVTQTLTYNTTDAKALQGPSKAEKDQQLFAVYVEATDAQLASTLEEFQRGLKQDQMLSLALQPAITEQSLKEEVASLPQLLARQSEPLKEREAAKSSSLAVLPEEEKSDQYIKNPAGRKTVTDELAQTKPRAKGSSQRSYQMRYRMQVPAENEPDPKQMARSNLLKKKDSAQPFKSATDAPLMASKPFGDSPAKPRKVMHQSAGTLISEAPVKVLFVFKNPETPALPTAPQ
- a CDS encoding sigma-70 family RNA polymerase sigma factor yields the protein MTNNDQYLIQECLAGRTEAFDQLVLKYQDRLFRTLVRVLGSSDDARDAAQEGFTQAFFKLKTFRGTAAFYSWLFRISFNAAITQKRKTKRTSATIDPQENPAGTWLVDTNPANHPPEVAELAERKKLVHQALNELQEEYRTPLILRELEGMSYGEIAEITEIPLGTVRSRIFRGRNELKQKLNTLFQDAPVTRVSESDHESSISESK
- the panC gene encoding pantoate--beta-alanine ligase; protein product: MSDQALETVSEISALRKLVASRRQQGATIGFVPTMGALHAGHTSLIEAADADCDFVVVSIYVNPTQFGPDEDFERYPRVLEQDLAKCAAAGANLVWTPDTSIMYPDGYSTDVTVKALSRILEGATRTNHFQGVTTIVTKLLLSCLPDIAYFGAKDFQQQAIIRRMCLDLNIPVEINTCPIIRDTDGLALSSRNAYLSAEEREAGLSLSRALRLAEEKVAAGETDIAQIKAAMQQLLNATPLLKLDYATIADPTTLEDISTVQSEMVALIAARVGTTRLIDNCQLAPAATEKT